One window of the Nothobranchius furzeri strain GRZ-AD chromosome 3, NfurGRZ-RIMD1, whole genome shotgun sequence genome contains the following:
- the tacc1 gene encoding transforming acidic coiled-coil-containing protein 1 isoform X3: MGGNLSQKKSVKRSNSRRLSKSITSDSEGHFDTPEAATPVHAPPTFPGELENNNTDADKTVSEQEDNLIVTAPVTNLNHSMGQDEPVVSMDSPLEIKVQNLVEEAVEQHEEELESFPVPDSSLLQELAQCTSLLSETSLDKKLFHAADPIPDLAPVLYPDSASEPNSLRSIEPAASPPLELPREEPSVDPETQHHALPSHEEPAQKTKTSKSKPPSLEIKAQANHLLQTDEEQELCAPKATYSFNMDQLDDSFNPFTSGGSKIQNSPPPCGPGSLPRPEPLGSSWPISQAQADSDMITPSSEAKPVVLEFGLDDGNIRKPPPKKLGGKRTTSKLSAKKQKPKEPTTSCKTEPQPSVLEPHPQPTSEMPPQPVLDSESAVTDSSAPLNLDDVPIPKSGTYNTDPSKWDDPNFNPFGSNNKMSSSPVLPKGSYSFDSIKNDGSVDPFKPSKSLSNDDASCSISQPETDVNDEGKQRTRQNPGGRKGKQIPKKNKERTTALRTSEQAKFLCFLLNSCKVQKYDESESLVLDVCNQSEDEVAVQTPEITQQVHHATDEEKLASTGMMVQTADGQEEREEVECNKAPVKRQPSRDGSVLDGPEIKITGRLEEKDTLKDDLNEKLLHQTAKMSSGEIPDSAALSRDEVLLSEMDKAEVLTLIREEIITKEIEVGEWKRKYEESKTEVMEMRKIVAEYEKTVAQMIEDAQEQKSLSCNKSVRQLTLERDQALADLNSVERSFADLFRRYENMKGVLEGFKKNEEVLKKCAQDYLVRIKQEEQRYQTLKIHAEEKLNKANEEIAQVRAKANAESVALNASLRKEQMKVESLERAVIQKNQETEELTKICDELIAKLGTE, encoded by the exons ATGGGTGGCAATTTAAGTCAAAAGAAGAGCGTCAAGCGATCAAACTCAAGGAGGCTCTCCAAATCTATCAC CTCAGACTCAGAGGGTCATTTTGACACTCCTGAAGCAGCAACTCCGGTCCATGCACCTCCGACCTTCCCGGGAGAGCTGGAGAATAACAACACGGATGCAGACAAAACAG TGTCGGAGCAGGAGGACAACCTGATAGTGACTGCTCCTGTCACTAATTTGAACCACAGCATGGGTCAGGATGAGCCTGTGGTCTCCATGGATAGTCCGCTTGAAATTAAAGTCCAGAATCTGGTAGAAGAGGCAGTAGAGCAACATGAAGAGGAGCTGGAATCCTTTCCTGTTCCTGACTCATCCCTACTGCAGGAGCTGGCCCAGTGCACATCTCTGCTCTCGGAGACATCCCTAGACAAAAAGCTCTTCCATGCTGCAGATCCAATCCCAGATCTGGCTCCTGTTTTATATCCAGATTCTGCCTCAGAACCAAACTCATTACGAAGTATTGAACCTGCAGCTTCTCCTCCTTTAGAGCTTCCTCGGGAGGAACCTTCTGTTGATCCAGAGACGCAGCACCATGCCCTCCCCAGCCACGAGGAGCCTGCACAAAAGACTAAAACTAGCAAGTCCAAACctccatctttagaaataaaggccCAAGCGAATCACCTTCTTCAGACAGATGAGGAGCAAGAACTTTGTGCTCCCAAGGCTACTTACAGCTTTAACATGGACCAGTTGGATGACAGCTTCAACCCCTTCACCAGTGGTGGATCTAAAATCCAGAACTCCCCTCCACCATGTGGCCCAGGCTCCCTCCCCAGGCCGGAGCCTCTTGGCAGCTCTTGGCCTATTTCTCAGGCACAAGCAGATTCAGACATGATTACTCCATCATCAGAGGCAAAGCCTGTGGTTCTGGAGTTTGGACTGGATGATGGAAACATCAGAAAGCCCCCACCAAAGAAGTTAGGAGGCAAAAGGACAACCAGCAAACTGTCTGCAAAGAAGCAGAAGCCTAAAGAACCAACAACTTCTTGCAAAACTGAACCACAGCCTTCAGTGTTAGAACCACATCCTCAACCAACATCAGAAATGCCTCCACAGCCTGTGTTGGATTCAGAATCAGCAGTGACAGACTCCTCTGCCCCGCTGAACCTGGATGACGTTCCCATCCCTAAATCTGGAACCTACAACACTGACCCCAGTAAGTGGGATGATCCTAACTTCAATCCATTCGGAAGCAACAACAAGATGAGCAGCTCTCCTGTGCTCCCCAAGGGCTCGTACAGCTTTGACTCCATCAAAAACGATGGCTCTGTGGACCCTTTTAAACCATCAAAATCCTTGAGCAATGATGATGCATCCTGCAGCATCTCCCAACCCGAGACCGACGTAAATGACGAAGGCAAACAGAGAACAAGACAGAACCCCGGGGGGAGGAAGGGAAAGCAGATTccaaagaaaaacaaagagaGGACAACCGC CCTCAGGACATCTGAGCAAGCCAAGTTTCTCTGTTTTCTGTT GAATTCCTGTAAAGTTCAGAAATATGACGAGAGCGAGTCTTTGGTCCTCGATGTGTGCAATCAG AGTGAGGATGAGGTGGCGGTTCAGACCCCAGAGATTACTCAGCAAGTTCATCATGCCACTGATGAGGAGAAGCTGGCTTCCACAGGCATGATGGTCCAGACTGCAGATGgccaggaggagagagaggagGTGGAGTGTAACAAAGCACCAGTGAAAAGGCAGCCATCCAGGGATGGATCTGTTCTGGATG GTCCAGAGATCAAGATTACAGGCCGCCTGGAGGAGAAGGACACCTTGAAAGACGATCTA AATGAGAAACTCCTGCACCAAACTGCTAAAATGAGCAGCGGTGAGATCCCTGACTCAGCAGCTCTGTCTCGGGATGAAGTCCTTCTGAGTGAGATGGACAAGGCTGAGGTGCTCACCCTGATCAGAGAGGAG aTCATCACTAAAGAGATAGAAGTGGGTGAATGGAAGAGAAAATATGAAGAAAGCAAAACTGAAGTGATGGAAATGAG GAAAATTGTTGCAGAATATGAGAAGACTGTGGCTCAGATGATTG AGGATGCACAGGAGCAGAAAAGCCTCTCCTGTAATAAATCAGTCAGGCAGTTGACTCTGGAGAGGGATCAGGCTCTGGCTGACCTCAACTCAGTGGAGCGCTCCTTTGCTGATCTCTTCAGGAGGTATGAGAACATGAAGGGGGTCTTGGAAGGCTTCAAGAAG AATGAAGAGGTACTGAAGAAATGCGCTCAAGACTATCTGGTCCGCATCAAGCAGGAGGAGCAGAGATACCAAACCTTAAAAATTCATGCTGAGGAGAAACTGAACAA AGCTAACGAGGAGATAGCCCAGGTGCGGGCCAAGGCCAACGCTGAAAGTGTGGCACTCAACGCTAGTCTGAGGAAGGAGCAAATGAAAGTGGAGTCTCTGGAAAGAGCTGTCATTCAAAAG AATCAAGAAACTGAGGAGCTCACTAAGATCTGCGATGAACTGATCGCCAAATTGGGAACCGAATAG
- the aggf1 gene encoding angiogenic factor with G patch and FHA domains 1 isoform X1: MSLSADENEGSVLLMEDEDSNGKDTDVPEVAQLRLKAASLKQELKECRAELAKLQKQLSHSERLQKSTESFNEDLRKQVDQLSAEIHERKKKDKDRVNTETQTEDYVWTEADYYNYYYGGYCQNMEGVQPEETVNPVTAAAEEAAVDVTDYSAAAEVVTANEAAVTDVSVPQENSDVVVTEEGDGGSIADILRATAEQAMTQTGFVFDETSGMYYDHSTGFYYDSASQLYYDASTGMYYYYDAESGRYQFHSRIEMPAAQNSNEPSQEAYDTDKKWRKFKKVIKKPPHQDDKELKSDDAKHTKEETDQVESKKPHRRSRSPKTSRSKKDSSRHREERDRSSSKRKKLKNGSHHEDRGRSRKKRKKSKSEKHRKKKSQTRSDESGNSEPEEGELTESEREDVESTPSPPSSVCSKKSRESPANEVEVQAPEAIKSFWPPCVRVTVVRSPVLQVGTLFIITADSQATFGREKDMDHAVRIPEMGVSKFHAEVYFDQEQQGYMLVDQGSQNGTVINGNRILQPKTKSEPHLLTHGDEVKMGETVLSFHIHSGTDTCDGCEPGQVMAHLSKYKREESTGPGLSKEDKESLRQKELKQMKAKYGLQSTEFEEGKALKNPRYKDRAESRRQTVGSEGVFQRDDAPASVHEEISEVNKGRKMLEKMGWKKGEGLGKEGTGMKNPIELKIRKSQSGLGAGAVTSVDDMSMIRSKSHKNWEKARERFADTYQTDLVCTTTQKNPSPKAWVKSEETEATQPGVETASSDS; encoded by the exons ATGTCGCTCTCAGCCGACGAAAACGAAGGAAGCG TGCTCCTAATGGAGGACGAAGACAGCAACGGGAAAGACACCGACGTGCCTGAAGTTGCTCAGCTCCGTTTGAAGGCGGCGTCGCTGAAACAAGAACTGAAAGAGTGCCGCGCAGAGCTGGCCAAGCTACAGAAGCAACTGAGCCACTCCGAGCGGCTCCAGAAGAGCACAGAGAGCTTTAACGAAGACCTCAGAAAACAG GTTGACCAGCTGAGTGCAGAGATTCATGAGCGGAAGAAGAAAGATAAAGACCGAGTAAACACTGAAACTCAGACAGAAGATTATGTATGGACAGAAGCAG ATTATTACAATTACTACTATGGAGGCTACTGTCAGAACATGGAAGGGGTGCAGCCAGAGGAAACGGTGAACCCTGTGACGGCTGCAGCTGAAGAAGCAGCGGTGGATGTGACTGATTACAGTGCTGCAGCTGAGGTTGTGACAGCAAATGAAGCAGCAGTCACAGATGTGTCGGTGCCACAGGAAAACAGTGATGTCGTGGTGACTGAG GAGGGTGATGGAGGATCCATAGCTGATATTCTGAGAGCCACAGCTGAGCAGGCCATGACCCAGACTGGATTTGTGTTTGATGAAACATCTGGCATGTATTATGACCACAGCACCGGCTTCTACTATGATTCG GCCAGTCAGTTGTATTATGATGCCAGCACAGGTATGTACTACTACTACGATGCAGAGAGTGGACGGTATCAGTTTCACTCCAGGatcgagatgcctgctgcacaaaACAGTAACGAGCCTAGCCAAGAAGCGTACGACACTGACAAGAAATGGAGAAAGTTCAAAAAAGTGATCAAGAAGCCTCCACATCAGGATGATAAG GAACTCAAATCTGACGACGCAAAGCACACAAAAGAAGAAACCGACCAGGTCGAATCTAAAAAACCGCACCGCAGGTCCCGCAGCCCAAAAACATCTCGAAGTAAAAAAGACTCTTCTAGACACCGTGAAGAAAGGGACCGGTCGTCGTCGAAGAGAAAGAAGCTCAAAAACGGCTCGCACCACGAGGATAGAGGCAGATcgcgaaagaaaagaaagaaatccAAGTCGGAAAAGCACAGAAAGAAGAAGAGCCAGACTCGTAGTGACGAGTCGGGCAACAGCGAACCAGAGGAGGGGGAGCTGACAGAGTCAGAAAGGGAAGACGTGGAATCCACCCCTTCGCCGCCATCATCTGTTTGTTCAAAAAAGTCCAGGGAAAGTCCAGCGAATGAGGTGGAAGTGCAGGCTCCAGAAG CAATAAAAAGCTTTTGGCCTCCCTGCGTCAGAGTGACAGTGGTCAGATCTCCAGTGCTGCAGGTGGGAACTCTGTTCATCATCACGGCTGACTCTCAGGCCACGTTCGGCAG GGAGAAAGATATGGACCATGCAGTTCGAATCCCAGAAATGGGAGTCAGCAAG TTCCACGCAGAGGTGTATTTTGATCAGGAACAGCAGGGCTACATGCTAGTGGACCAGGGGAGCCAAAACGGAACAGTTATCAATGGCAACCGCATATTGCAG CCAAAAACCAAATCAGAGCCACATCTGCTGACACACGGTGATGAGGTCAAGATGGGCGAGACTGTGCTGTCCTTCCATATCCACTCAGGAACAGACACCTGTGATGGGTGTGAGCCGGGTCAAGTGATGGCTCACCTCAGCAAGTACAAGAGAGAAGAGAGCACTG GTCCTGGCCTTAGCAAAGAGGATAAAGAGTCACTGAGACAGAAAGAGCTGAAGCAGATGAAGGCTAAATATGGCCTGCAA AGCACCGAGTTTGAAGAGGGCAAAGCGCTGAAGAACCCCAGGTATAAGGACAGGGCCGAGTCTCGGCGACAGACTGTGGGCAGCGAGGGAGTTTTCCAGCGAGATGACGCTCCGGCTTCAGTACACGA GGAAATCAGTGAAGTCAATAAAGGCCGGAAAATGTTAGAAAAGATGGGCTGGAAAAAAGGAGAGGGACTGGGCAAAGAGGGAACAGGAATGAAGAACCCG ATTGAGCTGAAAATCAGAAAGTCTCAGTCGGGGTTGGGAGCAGGTGCTGTCACCTCTGTGGATGACATGTCCATGATCAGATCCAAGTCTCATAAAAACTGGGAGAAAGCACGTGAACGGTTCGCTGACACGTACCAAACTGACTTGGTGTGTACTACAACCCAGAAGAACCCGTCTCCTAAAGCCTGGGTGAAATCAGAGGAGACGGAGGCGACACAACCGGGCGTTGAAACAGCTAGCAGCGATAGCTGA
- the aggf1 gene encoding angiogenic factor with G patch and FHA domains 1 isoform X2 has translation MSLSADENEGSVLLMEDEDSNGKDTDVPEVAQLRLKAASLKQELKECRAELAKLQKQLSHSERLQKSTESFNEDLRKQVDQLSAEIHERKKKDKDRVNTETQTEDYVWTEADYYNYYYGGYCQNMEGVQPEETVNPVTAAAEEAAVDVTDYSAAAEVVTANEAAVTDVSVPQENSDVVVTEEGDGGSIADILRATAEQAMTQTGFVFDETSGMYYDHSTGFYYDSASQLYYDASTGMYYYYDAESGRYQFHSRIEMPAAQNSNEPSQEAYDTDKKWRKFKKVIKKPPHQDDKVQDVTNSLAKMKISPYWKTSSYRAIKSFWPPCVRVTVVRSPVLQVGTLFIITADSQATFGREKDMDHAVRIPEMGVSKFHAEVYFDQEQQGYMLVDQGSQNGTVINGNRILQPKTKSEPHLLTHGDEVKMGETVLSFHIHSGTDTCDGCEPGQVMAHLSKYKREESTGPGLSKEDKESLRQKELKQMKAKYGLQSTEFEEGKALKNPRYKDRAESRRQTVGSEGVFQRDDAPASVHEEISEVNKGRKMLEKMGWKKGEGLGKEGTGMKNPIELKIRKSQSGLGAGAVTSVDDMSMIRSKSHKNWEKARERFADTYQTDLVCTTTQKNPSPKAWVKSEETEATQPGVETASSDS, from the exons ATGTCGCTCTCAGCCGACGAAAACGAAGGAAGCG TGCTCCTAATGGAGGACGAAGACAGCAACGGGAAAGACACCGACGTGCCTGAAGTTGCTCAGCTCCGTTTGAAGGCGGCGTCGCTGAAACAAGAACTGAAAGAGTGCCGCGCAGAGCTGGCCAAGCTACAGAAGCAACTGAGCCACTCCGAGCGGCTCCAGAAGAGCACAGAGAGCTTTAACGAAGACCTCAGAAAACAG GTTGACCAGCTGAGTGCAGAGATTCATGAGCGGAAGAAGAAAGATAAAGACCGAGTAAACACTGAAACTCAGACAGAAGATTATGTATGGACAGAAGCAG ATTATTACAATTACTACTATGGAGGCTACTGTCAGAACATGGAAGGGGTGCAGCCAGAGGAAACGGTGAACCCTGTGACGGCTGCAGCTGAAGAAGCAGCGGTGGATGTGACTGATTACAGTGCTGCAGCTGAGGTTGTGACAGCAAATGAAGCAGCAGTCACAGATGTGTCGGTGCCACAGGAAAACAGTGATGTCGTGGTGACTGAG GAGGGTGATGGAGGATCCATAGCTGATATTCTGAGAGCCACAGCTGAGCAGGCCATGACCCAGACTGGATTTGTGTTTGATGAAACATCTGGCATGTATTATGACCACAGCACCGGCTTCTACTATGATTCG GCCAGTCAGTTGTATTATGATGCCAGCACAGGTATGTACTACTACTACGATGCAGAGAGTGGACGGTATCAGTTTCACTCCAGGatcgagatgcctgctgcacaaaACAGTAACGAGCCTAGCCAAGAAGCGTACGACACTGACAAGAAATGGAGAAAGTTCAAAAAAGTGATCAAGAAGCCTCCACATCAGGATGATAAG GTGCAAGATGTGACTAACTCTTTGGCTAAAATGAAGATTTCTCCTTACTGGAAAACTTCCTCCTACAGAG CAATAAAAAGCTTTTGGCCTCCCTGCGTCAGAGTGACAGTGGTCAGATCTCCAGTGCTGCAGGTGGGAACTCTGTTCATCATCACGGCTGACTCTCAGGCCACGTTCGGCAG GGAGAAAGATATGGACCATGCAGTTCGAATCCCAGAAATGGGAGTCAGCAAG TTCCACGCAGAGGTGTATTTTGATCAGGAACAGCAGGGCTACATGCTAGTGGACCAGGGGAGCCAAAACGGAACAGTTATCAATGGCAACCGCATATTGCAG CCAAAAACCAAATCAGAGCCACATCTGCTGACACACGGTGATGAGGTCAAGATGGGCGAGACTGTGCTGTCCTTCCATATCCACTCAGGAACAGACACCTGTGATGGGTGTGAGCCGGGTCAAGTGATGGCTCACCTCAGCAAGTACAAGAGAGAAGAGAGCACTG GTCCTGGCCTTAGCAAAGAGGATAAAGAGTCACTGAGACAGAAAGAGCTGAAGCAGATGAAGGCTAAATATGGCCTGCAA AGCACCGAGTTTGAAGAGGGCAAAGCGCTGAAGAACCCCAGGTATAAGGACAGGGCCGAGTCTCGGCGACAGACTGTGGGCAGCGAGGGAGTTTTCCAGCGAGATGACGCTCCGGCTTCAGTACACGA GGAAATCAGTGAAGTCAATAAAGGCCGGAAAATGTTAGAAAAGATGGGCTGGAAAAAAGGAGAGGGACTGGGCAAAGAGGGAACAGGAATGAAGAACCCG ATTGAGCTGAAAATCAGAAAGTCTCAGTCGGGGTTGGGAGCAGGTGCTGTCACCTCTGTGGATGACATGTCCATGATCAGATCCAAGTCTCATAAAAACTGGGAGAAAGCACGTGAACGGTTCGCTGACACGTACCAAACTGACTTGGTGTGTACTACAACCCAGAAGAACCCGTCTCCTAAAGCCTGGGTGAAATCAGAGGAGACGGAGGCGACACAACCGGGCGTTGAAACAGCTAGCAGCGATAGCTGA